The following proteins are encoded in a genomic region of Bacillus sp. FJAT-22090:
- the mntR gene encoding transcriptional regulator MntR — MPTPSMEDHIEQIYLLIEQKGYARVSDIAEALSVLPSSVTKMVQKLDKDGFLIYEKYRGLTLTPKGLKLGKKLVKRHDLLEDFLRLIGVKEENIYNDVEGIEHHLSWNSIDRIADLVLFLEENPDLQSKLLELQEEESD; from the coding sequence ATGCCAACACCTAGCATGGAAGACCATATCGAACAAATATATTTGTTAATCGAGCAGAAAGGATATGCTCGTGTGTCTGACATTGCAGAAGCTTTATCTGTCTTGCCTTCGTCTGTAACGAAAATGGTACAGAAGTTGGATAAAGACGGTTTTTTAATTTATGAGAAATACCGTGGTCTAACACTTACTCCTAAAGGATTAAAACTTGGGAAAAAATTAGTGAAAAGACATGATTTATTAGAAGACTTCCTAAGACTAATTGGAGTAAAAGAAGAGAATATATACAATGATGTAGAAGGAATAGAGCACCATTTAAGCTGGAATTCCATTGATCGTATAGCAGATTTAGTTTTGTTTCTAGAAGAGAATCCAGATCTTCAATCAAAACTCCTTGAATTACAAGAAGAAGAGAGCGATTAG
- a CDS encoding DUF4064 domain-containing protein, translating to MSRTGEKVLGIISAIFTLLAIILMAIIVTTGSAAIQDEAFNTEFEQHILNDPTLTGQDTEAIAQLVDILPSVFGVFGWGFVVALVISLILNIVGIVSISKNKNPKLAGIMFILAGLFAGIISLTSILLYIAAIMCFVRKPPVQFAEQEYYNPDQTV from the coding sequence ATGTCTCGTACAGGAGAAAAGGTTTTAGGTATTATAAGTGCAATTTTTACACTTCTAGCAATTATATTGATGGCGATAATTGTAACTACTGGAAGTGCAGCCATACAGGATGAGGCATTTAATACGGAGTTTGAGCAACATATATTAAATGATCCAACTTTAACTGGTCAGGATACGGAAGCAATTGCACAATTGGTGGATATTCTTCCAAGTGTGTTTGGTGTATTTGGTTGGGGATTTGTTGTTGCCCTTGTAATTAGTCTTATACTAAATATTGTAGGGATTGTTTCTATATCCAAAAATAAAAATCCAAAATTAGCAGGTATTATGTTTATACTAGCTGGACTGTTTGCGGGAATCATATCGTTAACATCGATATTATTATATATCGCAGCAATTATGTGCTTCGTCCGTAAGCCGCCAGTTCAATTCGCTGAGCAAGAATACTACAATCCAGATCAAACGGTATAA
- a CDS encoding ring-cleaving dioxygenase produces MKLAGIHHVSAITADADKNHDFFTRILGMRLVKKTVNQDSTSSYHLFYADAVGTPGTDMTYFDIPMAGRTYPGVSSISNTGFRVKSEDALKFWKERFTKLEVPHDEIKEKFGRNTLYFEDFEGSRLMLVVDDGKGIPYGEAWVKEEISAENAIVGLGPVKLTVRKADPTEKVLTEILGFTLAGSYPSEIANMPEVLVYTTGAGGPAGEVHIETRTDLPQERPGRGSVHHVAFRVPTMEDYPKWEELLRAKGFVTSGLVDRYYFKSIYFREPNGILYELATDEPGFNSDEPLESLGESLALPPFLEPKREQIEAKLRPLSINK; encoded by the coding sequence ATGAAATTAGCAGGAATACACCATGTGTCAGCAATCACAGCAGATGCTGATAAAAATCACGACTTTTTTACAAGAATACTGGGCATGAGATTAGTGAAAAAAACAGTCAATCAAGATAGTACATCTTCCTATCATTTGTTTTATGCAGATGCTGTAGGAACCCCTGGAACAGATATGACTTACTTTGACATTCCGATGGCAGGAAGAACATATCCTGGTGTATCAAGTATTAGCAATACGGGATTCCGTGTAAAAAGCGAAGATGCTCTGAAATTTTGGAAAGAAAGATTTACGAAATTGGAAGTACCCCATGACGAAATAAAGGAAAAATTCGGGCGGAACACACTTTATTTTGAAGACTTTGAGGGCTCTCGTTTAATGCTAGTAGTCGATGATGGTAAAGGAATTCCATATGGAGAGGCTTGGGTGAAAGAAGAGATCTCTGCTGAAAATGCGATTGTAGGATTAGGTCCAGTGAAGCTAACTGTGCGAAAAGCAGATCCAACAGAAAAAGTGCTTACAGAAATTCTAGGATTCACGTTAGCTGGATCTTATCCATCAGAAATAGCTAATATGCCTGAAGTGTTAGTATATACCACAGGTGCAGGGGGGCCGGCAGGCGAAGTGCATATTGAAACAAGAACTGATTTACCACAAGAGAGACCTGGTAGAGGAAGTGTGCACCATGTTGCATTCCGTGTGCCGACAATGGAAGACTATCCAAAATGGGAAGAATTATTGCGTGCAAAAGGATTTGTCACATCGGGTTTAGTAGATCGTTATTATTTCAAATCCATTTATTTTAGAGAGCCGAACGGTATTCTTTATGAATTGGCTACAGATGAGCCAGGTTTTAATTCAGATGAACCATTAGAATCATTAGGTGAGTCTCTCGCTCTACCTCCTTTTTTAGAACCTAAAAGAGAGCAAATTGAAGCTAAGTTGCGTCCGTTGTCAATTAACAAATAA
- a CDS encoding DUF1002 domain-containing protein yields MKKLLQPFIAVILLFGVLVTPSITFADSTGTTEPVNEKFGAPIVVYGGNLTDEQKNSVKNSLKITENSDVQEIIVTGKDLATYLKDGDASARMFSSAKITRKDAGKGLVINIVTPDNITEVTSEMYANAMLTAGIQDAVVEIAAPKPVTGHSALVGIYKAYEVTGGELDPERTDVANDELSVATNLAKEAGIDEAKVSELLTEIKKQIAEQNPVSREEVEKIVTEQLAKLQIELSEKDRQLLIDLMDRIRQLDIDFSQWSDQLNDLSKTIEDKIGKIVDDEGFWQSVKDFFNNLIDSIRSLFN; encoded by the coding sequence GTGAAGAAATTATTACAACCATTTATCGCTGTCATTTTATTGTTTGGAGTTTTAGTTACTCCTTCTATCACGTTTGCAGACTCTACGGGTACTACGGAACCAGTTAACGAAAAATTCGGTGCACCAATAGTCGTTTATGGTGGGAACCTGACAGATGAACAAAAAAATAGTGTGAAAAATAGTTTAAAAATAACCGAGAATTCAGATGTTCAAGAAATAATCGTAACAGGGAAAGATTTAGCGACGTATTTAAAAGATGGTGATGCATCTGCACGAATGTTCTCTTCAGCCAAAATCACTAGAAAAGATGCTGGTAAAGGTTTAGTAATCAATATTGTCACACCAGATAATATTACTGAGGTAACTTCAGAAATGTATGCAAATGCAATGCTTACAGCTGGAATTCAGGACGCAGTTGTAGAAATCGCTGCTCCAAAACCAGTTACAGGTCATTCGGCGCTCGTAGGAATATATAAAGCGTACGAAGTGACAGGCGGTGAGTTAGACCCAGAACGTACAGATGTAGCAAACGATGAACTATCGGTAGCGACAAATCTTGCAAAAGAAGCAGGTATTGATGAAGCGAAAGTAAGTGAATTGTTAACAGAAATTAAAAAACAAATTGCTGAGCAAAATCCTGTTTCACGTGAAGAAGTTGAAAAGATAGTTACGGAGCAGTTAGCTAAGTTACAGATTGAACTATCTGAAAAAGATCGCCAATTACTAATAGATTTGATGGATCGAATTCGTCAACTAGACATCGATTTTAGCCAGTGGTCTGATCAATTGAATGATTTAAGTAAAACGATAGAAGATAAGATTGGTAAGATTGTAGATGATGAAGGATTTTGGCAAAGTGTCAAAGACTTCTTTAATAATTTAATTGATTCCATTCGTTCTTTATTTAATTAA
- a CDS encoding CvfB family protein gives MAELESGEIVKLKVEEKEGSKWILTHKGEEISLNASEAPEDLQVDDKIEVFLFVDRRGNLSATTQLPHITKGTYGWARVIKVTDKEGAFVDIGTSKEVQVKAEDLPKVKELWPVIGDHLYMTLRTDKEGELFGRLATEDRVEELYIDAPTTLLNKNVQARAYRLLPIGSFLLSVPENYRIFVHQSERVEEPRLGQDLTVRIIDTKEDGSLNGSLLPRKHERLGDDAESIFRYLNDVGGRMPFTDKSTPEEIQEMFTMSKAAFKRALGKLMKEGKIVQNDGWTEVKM, from the coding sequence TTGGCAGAGCTAGAATCAGGAGAAATTGTAAAATTAAAAGTTGAAGAAAAAGAAGGATCAAAATGGATTCTCACACATAAAGGAGAAGAAATCTCTTTAAATGCTTCTGAAGCACCAGAAGATTTACAAGTGGATGACAAGATTGAAGTATTTTTATTTGTAGATCGTAGAGGGAATTTATCAGCAACCACACAACTTCCACATATTACAAAGGGGACGTATGGATGGGCGAGGGTGATAAAAGTTACGGATAAAGAAGGGGCATTTGTCGATATTGGCACTTCTAAGGAGGTACAAGTAAAGGCAGAGGACTTACCGAAAGTGAAAGAACTGTGGCCAGTTATTGGCGATCACTTATATATGACACTTCGCACAGACAAAGAAGGAGAATTGTTTGGTCGTCTTGCAACAGAAGATCGCGTGGAGGAACTATATATAGATGCTCCAACTACTTTACTAAACAAAAATGTACAAGCTAGAGCGTATAGACTTCTTCCGATTGGATCTTTCTTACTTAGTGTTCCAGAAAATTACCGTATTTTCGTGCACCAATCAGAACGTGTGGAAGAACCTAGATTAGGCCAGGATTTAACGGTTCGTATCATAGATACAAAGGAAGATGGATCATTGAACGGTTCCTTATTACCTCGTAAACATGAACGTTTGGGAGACGATGCGGAATCTATTTTTAGATATTTAAATGACGTAGGTGGTAGAATGCCATTTACGGATAAGTCAACGCCTGAGGAGATCCAAGAAATGTTTACGATGAGTAAAGCGGCTTTTAAACGAGCACTTGGTAAACTCATGAAAGAGGGTAAAATTGTTCAAAATGATGGCTGGACAGAAGTAAAAATGTAA
- a CDS encoding GNAT family N-acetyltransferase, with the protein MEFQYKELGNDVYAYQYVQDGERLGEITWTLLGDVMVMDHTYVSDKLRGQGIAKKLLDTAVAYAREKELKMEAVCSYVVAAFNKSNEYDDVKA; encoded by the coding sequence GTGGAATTTCAATACAAAGAATTAGGAAATGATGTTTATGCCTACCAATATGTCCAAGATGGTGAAAGACTTGGTGAAATTACGTGGACTTTACTTGGAGATGTCATGGTGATGGACCACACATACGTTTCAGATAAACTACGAGGGCAAGGTATAGCAAAGAAATTATTAGATACTGCAGTAGCCTACGCTCGTGAAAAAGAATTAAAGATGGAAGCTGTATGCTCATACGTTGTGGCAGCTTTTAATAAATCAAACGAATATGACGATGTAAAAGCTTAA